Genomic window (Acomys russatus chromosome 2, mAcoRus1.1, whole genome shotgun sequence):
tctatccaatggacaggacattttccacagttgtgtggagaatggggactgactctgacatgaactctggtgccccatatttgaccacttcccctatgaccatatagtggggaggaggtccctcttggtcatagacctaggggaggagaataaggtgaaagtgggagggaaggaggaatgggaggatacaagtgatgggatatgatgggataacaactgagatgtaatctgaataaattaattaaataaaaaataagataaaaagtgGGCATTCAAgtaaacaaagaattcccaaaagatgaaatagaaatggctaagaaacatttaaagaattttttacaTTCTTAGTTATGATGgaaatgcatattttaattactttgagATATTATATTACTACAGTAAGGATGATTAAGATAAAAAAGATGACAAATTGCTGGCATGGGTGGGAGGAAAGGTAAACACTTaagcattgctggtgggaatgtaaggTGGTTCACCCACTATGAAAATCCACACCAGACCGGAGAAAAACTGCCTTTGAGTTGTTGGTCCGTGGTTTTTAAATGACTTCCAAAGCAATATTAGGCTATTATCCCTGtacttggttgcctcccagaaccTGCAGGTAACACCATATTGTTGAAGATATTACACACATTGGACATAGGATTTGATGGACTAGAGATAGAAGATTTGGAAGCTTGAAagctttctcattttggaaggaAATCTATTCTTGTATTGAATCTTCTCTCACTGGTTCAGACCAAAGTAGCTCTCAGTCTTCTATCTTTCTGGGAAGGCAGAgtataattttatttgcatttacatTTCAATTACATTTACAATGGTTCTATTtccaaataattcatttttacaaGTAGCAGGGATTAggagctgaacacacacacacacacacacacacacacacacacacacacacacacaacttttttggggggtgagtCACTAGAATAGAAGCACATGGttgcattttaaatttgtttaacgTTGGAAGAAGCTGTTGAACTGTTTCTAAATTATGGCACTGTTTCCTGTAATTTCATGTTAATAGACCACTTGCTCCCCCTCCATGCTAAGTTGCTTTCCCTCCTCAGCTATTTGTGCTGTCGTCAGCACTGCTGTCCCActctgtggttttaatttgcatatccCAAATGAGTAATGATGCAGGGCAAACGTTTATGTATTCTTTCACTCTGTTCATATGATGAATTAGATTGGTGAATTTTGAAAtacccttatttttttttattcctgacATAAACATGAAGGTTAAGTTGACTTCTTAATATTCCTCTACCCCTTTCTGATTCTTGTAAAGTTAGCATAACTTTCATGATCTATAATTAATCATTTTTACTATGACATCTTTgcatatattttgattttctaaaaattCTTTCCCCCCTAATGTTGGTATCagagtagcacacacacacacacacacacacacacacacacacacatatgtgtgtgtatatatatatatatatatatatatatatatatatatatatatatatattgagtaaGTCACTAgaatagcaatatatatataattttgaaatattctgAAGGGTTTCTGGAGAACTCATATTGTTGTTAGCAAATGAAAGGAAATTTCCAGTGAAGCCGTTTgatcctgatttttaaaaaataaaaatggaaggacaaggaggggtcaggaactccacaggaagaccatcaaggcctgtgaaTTTGGAGTCAgggtggcatgcacacacagatgcaccaaacaaggacaatgcttGCAGAAAACTTAGCACCGCCCCACCTGGCAGGAACctacctctgacatgcactctggtgttCAAGATTTGATTACCGCCCCTTGGCGAGGGGTGGGCGAAGGAGATACAGGATATccggatgagacctaataggctgtggtcagacagtgggggatgAGTGCCCCCCTTAacgtctaggggaggggaataaagcagaagagggaaggagggtgggaacaggaagataagagcaagaggataTCAACCGGGAcataatgtgaatacattataataaataattttcaaaaagaaaaaagctaaaaaagaaTCTTACTTCACTTtttgtctatctttttatttttaatttatttttatattttaatttaattttatttttaccagttATGATATGaggtgtttatttattatgtacacctgaAAGAAGCATTGCATATTTATATTTCCTGTTCTCTGTAAAAAGATTATGAAGAGATggtaaaatagttataaaattaaaatataattggatTAGAAATAAATCAAGGACAATTAGATCTCTGCACAGCTGCCCTGTGAGAACCCAGGTGGTTTAAACTCATGTTTTCGTTACAAAAGCAATTCAACTTACCTTacaggaagcaaaagcaggtgCGAATTGTGTGGGTTCCGATCAATTATTTTTAGCACGCCTCTTAATTTTTCTGTCCCCTGATTTCTTGTCTTCTGTGCCTAAGTCTTGAACAGGCAACCACTTCATGGGATGTTGGCGATAGGTCGGCCACAGAGGAAGTGTCAGCAAACATGAGCAAGCAAATCCAGCTATAACTATGTAGACAGTCCACCCAAACTGTGCAGCCACGTACCCAAcaactgcagaaaaaaaaaaaaagataattccaTAAAACATCTGTTCAGATAGTTTCTGCCCTTTGTAATCCATCTGGGTGGACAGTGAGCTCAGATATTCCAGCATGGTTGGCAGGGAAGATCAACACTGGGAATAAAATGAGGGTAGTCGATTCTTAAGGCATACGTATGGCTTGCAGAATGAGACACTGAACATAGCCTGGCCAGCCTGCCTAGcctgaaagtctattttaaattttttacatatacatttatattattacacatatatacaataaactactacatcaagaagaaccacgaagcaatcaggaattgtataaatgttacattcatagtgttttggctatttgtatttggctgccttgaagaaaaggtccttcctatcttggttcatgtaaaattctgaatgtaaatcaatatctgtctcccctcccttcctcatgctctctgtctctccctccctagtcctcagaaaggggagccctcctcccctaacatctgacctcagcctatcaagtcttatctgtactacctgccagggggaggtgatcaacaCTGCggggccagagtccatatcagaagtaatcactactccccatattgtggggcCCACAAacactgtgctgtctatctagggtctaggtccacatcatgcatggtccttggttggtgcaccagtctttgttgtagtgtggttattcatattatgtggctaatacccgcttatgagtgagtatataccatgtgtatctttctgggtctgggttacctcactca
Coding sequences:
- the LOC127201229 gene encoding signal peptidase complex subunit 1-like, with the translated sequence MLEYLSSLSTQMDYKGQKLSEQMFYGIIFFFFSAVVGYVAAQFGWTVYIVIAGFACSCLLTLPLWPTYRQHPMKWLPVQDLGTEDKKSGDRKIKRRAKNN